A single genomic interval of Xyrauchen texanus isolate HMW12.3.18 chromosome 8, RBS_HiC_50CHRs, whole genome shotgun sequence harbors:
- the LOC127647710 gene encoding max-like protein X isoform X1, protein MTENSASPEDPWLKQTDGTFSDSGFDHSFFAESARKGSVVSRANSIGSTSASSVPNTDDEDSDNRHETPYKESYKDRRRQAHTQAEQKRRDAIKKGYDDLQSIVPTCQQQSEFAMATQKMSKATVLQKTIDYIQFLHKEKKKQEEEVSTLRKEVMALKIMKTNYEHIVKAHQNNPQQGSEQVSDQVKFSVFQSIMDSLFQSFSASVSVSSFQELSACVFSWIEEHCKPQTLREFVVTVLQQVNGQMY, encoded by the exons ATGACGGAAAACAGCGCGTCGCCGGAGGACCCCTGGCTCAAA CAGACAGATGGCACTTTCAGTGACAGCGGCTTCGACCACA GCTTCTTTGCAGAGAGTGCTCGCAAAGGAAGTGTGGTGTCAAGAGCCAACAGCATCGGATCCACAAGTGCCTCTTCAGTACCAAATACAG ATGATGAAGACAGTGACAACAGACATGAGACCCCCTATAAGGAGTCTTATAAAGACCGAAGGAGACAGGCGCACACGCAGGCAGAGCAGAAACGAAGGGATGCCATCAAG AAAGGTTATGATGACCTGCAGTCTATCGTGCCTACTTGCCAGCAGCAGTCTGAGTTTGCCATGGCCACGCAGAAGATGAGTAAAGCCACAGTCCTGCAGAAAA CAATCGACTACATTCAGTTTCTCCACAAGGAAAAGAAGAAGCAGGAAGAGGAAGTTTCCACACTTAGGAAGGAGGTGATGGCATTGAAAATTATGAAAAC gaaCTATGAGCACATTGTGAAAGCCCATCAGAATAACCCTCAGCAGGGCAGTGAGCAGGTGTCAGATCAGGTGAAGTTTAGCGTGTTTCAGAGCATCATGGACTCTTTGTTCCAGTCCTTCAGTGCCTCCGTCTCTGTCAGCAGCTTTCAAGAACTCTCTGCTTGTGTCTTCAGCTGGATCGAGGAGCACTGCAAACCCCAG ACACTGAGAGAGTTTGTGGTGACTGTGCTGCAGCAGGTGAATGGGCAGATGTACTGA
- the LOC127647710 gene encoding max-like protein X isoform X2, with translation MTENSASPEDPWLKTDGTFSDSGFDHSFFAESARKGSVVSRANSIGSTSASSVPNTDDEDSDNRHETPYKESYKDRRRQAHTQAEQKRRDAIKKGYDDLQSIVPTCQQQSEFAMATQKMSKATVLQKTIDYIQFLHKEKKKQEEEVSTLRKEVMALKIMKTNYEHIVKAHQNNPQQGSEQVSDQVKFSVFQSIMDSLFQSFSASVSVSSFQELSACVFSWIEEHCKPQTLREFVVTVLQQVNGQMY, from the exons ATGACGGAAAACAGCGCGTCGCCGGAGGACCCCTGGCTCAAA ACAGATGGCACTTTCAGTGACAGCGGCTTCGACCACA GCTTCTTTGCAGAGAGTGCTCGCAAAGGAAGTGTGGTGTCAAGAGCCAACAGCATCGGATCCACAAGTGCCTCTTCAGTACCAAATACAG ATGATGAAGACAGTGACAACAGACATGAGACCCCCTATAAGGAGTCTTATAAAGACCGAAGGAGACAGGCGCACACGCAGGCAGAGCAGAAACGAAGGGATGCCATCAAG AAAGGTTATGATGACCTGCAGTCTATCGTGCCTACTTGCCAGCAGCAGTCTGAGTTTGCCATGGCCACGCAGAAGATGAGTAAAGCCACAGTCCTGCAGAAAA CAATCGACTACATTCAGTTTCTCCACAAGGAAAAGAAGAAGCAGGAAGAGGAAGTTTCCACACTTAGGAAGGAGGTGATGGCATTGAAAATTATGAAAAC gaaCTATGAGCACATTGTGAAAGCCCATCAGAATAACCCTCAGCAGGGCAGTGAGCAGGTGTCAGATCAGGTGAAGTTTAGCGTGTTTCAGAGCATCATGGACTCTTTGTTCCAGTCCTTCAGTGCCTCCGTCTCTGTCAGCAGCTTTCAAGAACTCTCTGCTTGTGTCTTCAGCTGGATCGAGGAGCACTGCAAACCCCAG ACACTGAGAGAGTTTGTGGTGACTGTGCTGCAGCAGGTGAATGGGCAGATGTACTGA
- the psmc3ip gene encoding homologous-pairing protein 2 homolog: MSKKESSGVAHILAYLNEKNRPYSSQDVFTNLQKQYSLGKTAVVKAMEQLAQEGKIREKVYGKQKIYFADQSQFANVSDAELKEMDSHITEINTQVQTISQSCRQLDTELKELNSSLTTAEMKAQIRELQADCSVYRERLNKIKTATNHVTPEEREKVYKEKELYVKEWRKRKRLVSDMVGAILEGYPKSKKQFLEEAGVETDEDHKVTVPNI, encoded by the exons ATGAGCAAAAAAGAAAGTTCAG GTGTAGCACATATCCTCGCTTACCTGAATGAGAAAAACCGACCTTATAGTTCTCAGGATGTCTTTACCAACCTACAAAAACAGTATAGCTTGGGTAAAACG GCAGTGGTCAAAGCCATGGAGCAACTGGCCCAGGAAGGAAAGATTCGAGAGAAAGTCTATGGCAAGCAGAAGATCTACTTTGCAGATCAG TCACAGTTTGCCAACGTGAGTGATGCTGAACTTAAGGAGATGGACAGTCACATCACTGAGATCAACACCCAAGTACAGACTATTTCACAGAGCTGCAGGCAGCTGGATACAG AGCTAAAGGAGCTAAACAGCTCATTAACCACAGCAGAGATGAAGGCACAGATCCGTGAGTTGCAGGCAGATTGTTCTGTTTACAGAGAGCGCCTGAACAAAATCAAAACAGCCACAAACCATGTGACccctgaggagagagagaag GTCTATAAGGAGAAAGAGCTGTATGTGAAAGAGTGGAGGAAAAGGAAGAGATTG GTTTCTGATATGGTTGGAGCTATTTTGGAGGGCTACCCAAAGAGCAAAAAGCAGTTTCTG GAGGAGGCTGGGGTTGAAACAGATGAGGACCACAAAGTGACAGTGCCCAACATCTGA